In Sphingomonas sp. SUN019, one genomic interval encodes:
- a CDS encoding glutathione S-transferase family protein: MIELWHCADARSFRALWALEEMELPYRLHLLPFPPRIRQPEYLEVNPLGTIPLLVDGNTRMTESAAITEYLAVRYSPTPLAVSPDEADYGAWLDWLHRGEATLTFPQTIVLRYRHLEPKERRIPQAADDYAQWFLSRLRHVDRALADGREWLVAGRFTMADISVGYALLLADSLKLDSRFSPLVAAYWERLSARPGFIAAKAAQPAA, translated from the coding sequence ATGATCGAACTATGGCATTGCGCCGATGCGCGCTCGTTCCGGGCGCTCTGGGCGCTGGAGGAAATGGAGTTGCCGTACCGGCTCCACCTGCTTCCGTTCCCGCCGCGTATCCGGCAACCCGAATATCTCGAGGTGAACCCGCTCGGCACGATACCGTTGCTGGTCGACGGGAATACGCGGATGACCGAATCGGCGGCGATCACCGAATATCTCGCGGTGAGATACAGCCCGACGCCGCTCGCCGTGTCGCCCGACGAGGCCGACTACGGCGCGTGGCTCGACTGGCTGCACCGCGGCGAGGCGACGCTGACTTTCCCGCAGACGATCGTGCTGCGTTATCGCCATCTGGAGCCGAAGGAGCGGCGCATCCCGCAGGCGGCGGACGATTATGCGCAATGGTTCCTGTCGCGGTTGCGCCACGTCGACCGGGCGCTGGCCGACGGGCGGGAGTGGCTGGTCGCCGGTCGTTTCACGATGGCCGACATTTCGGTTGGCTATGCATTGTTGCTGGCGGACAGCCTTAAACTGGACAGCCGCTTCTCGCCGCTCGTCGCCGCTTATTGGGAGCGCCTCAGCGCGCGACCCGGATTCATTGCGGCGAAGGCGGCGCAGCCAGCGGCTTGA
- a CDS encoding (2Fe-2S)-binding protein, with product MTKLTVNNEAIEYRMDPQTPLLWALRDASNLTGAKYGCGTGSCGACTVDIDGRAVRSCQVTIAAVEGSFVTTIEGLSRERTHPVQLAMIAENVTQCGFCIPGIVMAAAVLIKANRDPSEEAIRASITNLCRCGIYPRLVEAIQRAARANRGDETLPAGPRPGIDAKDAARVVPALSPR from the coding sequence ATGACGAAGCTGACGGTCAACAACGAAGCCATCGAATATCGCATGGACCCGCAGACGCCCCTGCTCTGGGCGCTGCGCGACGCGTCGAATCTGACTGGCGCGAAGTACGGCTGCGGCACAGGAAGCTGCGGGGCGTGCACGGTCGATATCGACGGGCGCGCGGTGCGATCATGTCAGGTCACGATCGCGGCGGTCGAGGGCAGTTTCGTTACGACGATCGAAGGCCTGTCGCGCGAACGCACGCACCCGGTCCAGCTCGCAATGATCGCCGAGAACGTGACGCAATGCGGCTTCTGCATCCCCGGCATCGTCATGGCCGCCGCGGTGCTGATCAAGGCGAACCGCGATCCGAGCGAGGAAGCGATCCGCGCGAGCATCACCAACCTGTGCCGCTGCGGCATCTATCCGCGGCTGGTCGAGGCGATCCAGCGCGCCGCACGGGCGAACCGCGGGGACGAAACGCTACCCGCAGGGCCGCGGCCGGGGATCGATGCGAAGGACGCCGCGCGGGTCGTTCCGGCGCTTAGTCCCCGCTGA
- a CDS encoding dicarboxylate/amino acid:cation symporter, which produces MMLPETAALPPHRHPWYAHLYVQVLIAIALGVAVGHLYPQAGAALKPLGDGFIKLVKMIIAPVIFLTIVTGIAGMRDLARVGRVAAKAFGYFLFFSTLALIVGLIVANVMRPGAGLNIDPATLDAGAVSGYAAKAHETSLVGFLLSVIPDTLVSALTDGNILQVLFVAILFGIALTLIGDRGARVVSVLEDISIAVFKLVSILMKAAPVGAFGAMAFTIATYGVGTLANLAGLVATFYLTSLLFVLVVLGLVGWLCGFSIFKLIAYLKAELLLVLGTSSSEAALPALIEKMERAGAPKSIVGLVVPAGYSFNLDGTNIYMTLAALFIAQATNIDLTLGQQLLLLGVAMLSSKGAAGVTGAGFVTLAATLSIVPTVPVAGMALILGVDRFMSECRSLTNFVGNAVATLVVARWEGMLDKEQLAAALAGKLPPVEDLPTGEVAP; this is translated from the coding sequence ATGATGCTACCCGAAACCGCCGCGCTGCCGCCGCACCGCCATCCCTGGTACGCCCACCTCTACGTGCAAGTGCTGATCGCGATCGCGTTGGGCGTGGCGGTCGGGCATCTCTACCCGCAAGCCGGTGCCGCGCTGAAGCCGCTGGGCGACGGCTTCATCAAACTGGTGAAGATGATCATCGCGCCGGTGATCTTCCTGACGATCGTCACCGGCATCGCCGGAATGCGCGATCTCGCGCGCGTCGGGCGCGTCGCGGCAAAGGCGTTCGGATATTTCCTGTTCTTCTCCACGCTGGCGCTGATCGTCGGGCTGATCGTCGCCAATGTCATGCGGCCGGGCGCGGGGCTGAACATCGACCCCGCTACCCTCGATGCGGGCGCGGTCAGCGGTTACGCCGCAAAGGCGCATGAAACGTCGCTGGTCGGATTCCTGCTGTCGGTGATCCCCGACACGCTCGTGTCCGCGCTGACCGACGGCAACATCCTGCAGGTGCTGTTCGTCGCGATCCTGTTCGGCATCGCGCTGACCCTGATCGGCGACCGCGGCGCGCGCGTCGTCTCGGTGCTGGAGGACATCAGCATCGCGGTGTTCAAGCTCGTCTCGATCCTGATGAAGGCCGCGCCGGTCGGCGCATTCGGCGCGATGGCGTTCACGATCGCGACCTACGGCGTCGGGACTTTGGCCAATCTCGCCGGGCTGGTCGCAACCTTCTACCTCACGTCATTGCTGTTCGTTTTGGTCGTGCTGGGGCTGGTCGGCTGGCTGTGCGGTTTTTCGATCTTCAAGCTGATCGCGTACCTGAAGGCCGAACTTTTGCTCGTGCTCGGCACGTCGTCGTCCGAGGCCGCGCTTCCCGCGCTGATCGAGAAGATGGAGCGCGCGGGCGCGCCGAAATCGATCGTCGGACTGGTCGTGCCCGCCGGCTATTCGTTCAACCTGGACGGCACCAACATCTATATGACGCTGGCGGCGCTATTCATCGCGCAGGCGACCAACATCGATCTGACCCTGGGCCAGCAATTGCTGCTGCTGGGTGTGGCGATGCTGTCGTCGAAGGGCGCGGCGGGGGTGACCGGCGCGGGCTTCGTCACGCTGGCCGCCACTTTGTCGATCGTGCCGACGGTGCCGGTGGCGGGCATGGCGCTGATCCTGGGCGTCGACCGATTCATGTCCGAATGCCGTAGCCTCACCAATTTCGTCGGCAATGCGGTGGCGACCCTGGTCGTCGCGCGGTGGGAGGGGATGCTCGACAAGGAGCAACTCGCCGCCGCGCTGGCGGGGAAGCTGCCGCCGGTCGAGGATCTGCCGACGGGTGAGGTTGCGCCGTGA
- a CDS encoding MFS transporter, whose protein sequence is MSPRLKSIVGGSTGNLVEWYDWYAYAAFTLYFAPHFFPAGDRTAQLLSAAVVFAVGFVMRPIGAWMMGIYADRRGRKAGLTLSVTLMCAGSLLIAVTPGYETIGVFAPALLVLARLMQGLSVGGEYGASATYLSEMAGKKHRGFFSSFQYVTLIAGQLVALAVLLVLQSVMSEAALDAWGWRIPFAIGGVLAIAVFYIRRGLAETESFANRTAEKSSFLALLTRHPRETITVMLLTAGGTLAFYAYSIYMQKFLVNTSGFSRETASRISAATLFGFMCLQPAVGALSDRVGRKPLMVSFGVLGVLATYPIFVTLESVRDPLMAGLLVMGALVIVSGYSAISGVVKAEMFPAHIRALGVALPYAIANTIFGGTAELVALKFKDAGWERGFYWYVTAMIGVSLIVYLRMRDTRDHSRIVED, encoded by the coding sequence GTGAGCCCGCGGCTGAAGTCGATCGTCGGCGGCTCAACGGGCAATCTGGTCGAATGGTACGACTGGTATGCCTATGCCGCGTTCACGCTGTACTTCGCGCCGCATTTCTTCCCCGCAGGCGACCGTACCGCGCAGTTGCTGAGCGCGGCGGTGGTGTTCGCGGTCGGCTTCGTCATGCGGCCGATCGGCGCATGGATGATGGGCATCTATGCCGACCGCCGGGGGCGCAAGGCAGGACTGACGCTGTCGGTGACGTTGATGTGTGCCGGGTCGCTGCTGATCGCGGTGACGCCGGGATATGAGACGATCGGCGTGTTTGCGCCCGCGCTGCTGGTGCTCGCGCGGCTGATGCAGGGGCTGTCGGTCGGCGGCGAATATGGCGCGAGTGCGACGTATCTGTCGGAAATGGCGGGGAAGAAGCACCGCGGGTTCTTTTCCAGTTTCCAGTATGTCACGCTGATCGCGGGGCAGCTGGTTGCGCTCGCGGTGCTGCTGGTGCTGCAATCGGTGATGAGCGAGGCGGCGCTGGATGCATGGGGCTGGCGCATCCCGTTCGCGATCGGCGGTGTGCTGGCGATTGCGGTGTTCTACATCCGCCGCGGCTTGGCTGAGACGGAGAGCTTCGCCAACCGGACGGCTGAGAAATCGAGCTTTCTCGCGCTACTGACCCGGCATCCGCGCGAGACGATCACGGTGATGCTGCTGACCGCGGGCGGTACGCTCGCCTTCTATGCCTACTCGATCTACATGCAGAAATTCCTCGTCAACACGAGCGGGTTCAGCCGCGAGACCGCGTCACGGATCAGCGCGGCGACGCTGTTCGGCTTCATGTGCCTGCAGCCCGCGGTCGGCGCGCTCAGCGACCGCGTCGGGCGCAAGCCGCTGATGGTGTCGTTCGGGGTGCTGGGGGTGCTGGCGACCTATCCGATCTTCGTGACGCTGGAGAGCGTGCGCGATCCGCTAATGGCCGGATTACTGGTGATGGGCGCGCTGGTGATCGTCAGCGGCTACAGCGCGATCAGCGGGGTGGTGAAGGCCGAGATGTTTCCCGCCCACATCCGCGCGCTGGGCGTGGCTTTGCCCTATGCGATCGCGAACACGATCTTCGGCGGGACCGCGGAACTAGTGGCGCTGAAGTTCAAGGATGCGGGGTGGGAGCGGGGCTTCTACTGGTACGTCACCGCGATGATCGGGGTCTCGCTGATCGTGTATCTGCGCATGCGCGACACGCGCGACCATAGCCGGATCGTGGAGGATTGA
- a CDS encoding GNAT family N-acetyltransferase, which yields MQVRYATGEDLPAFHALVERAYRGDAARAGWTHEADLLDGQRTDLEALAETLADPDRRILAAFDGDTLIGCVQISKVGSGRAYLGLLTVDPDRQAGGLGAKLIAAAEDHAVVLFGAQAIEMTVIRQRRELIAYYERRGYALTGEERPFPLDDPRFGVPRTRDLAFVVLLKPLAAPPSPQ from the coding sequence ATGCAAGTGCGATACGCTACCGGCGAAGACCTGCCCGCGTTTCATGCGCTGGTCGAGCGCGCGTACCGCGGTGATGCGGCGCGCGCCGGTTGGACGCATGAGGCTGACCTGCTGGACGGGCAGCGCACCGATCTCGAGGCGTTGGCCGAGACGCTCGCCGATCCCGACCGGCGCATCCTGGCGGCGTTCGACGGCGATACGCTGATCGGCTGCGTCCAGATCAGCAAGGTGGGCAGCGGGCGCGCCTATCTCGGGCTGCTGACCGTCGATCCCGACCGTCAGGCGGGTGGCCTGGGCGCGAAGCTGATCGCCGCGGCCGAGGATCATGCGGTCGTCTTGTTCGGGGCGCAGGCGATTGAAATGACGGTGATTCGTCAGCGGCGCGAGCTGATCGCCTATTACGAACGCCGCGGCTATGCGTTGACCGGCGAGGAGCGTCCGTTCCCGCTCGACGATCCGCGCTTCGGCGTGCCGCGCACGCGCGACCTGGCGTTCGTCGTGCTGCTCAAGCCGCTGGCTGCGCCGCCTTCGCCGCAATGA
- a CDS encoding CaiB/BaiF CoA-transferase family protein, with protein sequence MANPPLHGIRVVEFAGIGPGPFAGMMLADHGAEVIRIDRPSKGGGISIDSKDPLLRSRKSIGMDLKNPDAIAAVRKIVRGADAIIEGFRPGVMERLGLGPDVLLADNPRLVYGRMTGWGQTGPMAPEPGHDINYIAISGALHAFGRKGEKPTPPINMVGDFGGGGMFLAFGMLAALLHAKATGEGQVVDAAMTDGSAVLMTMMWGFRGMGRWSDERGTNLLDTAAHFYDTYETSDAKFISLGAIEPQFYAEFRQVMGLSDDKWSAQMDARQWGPLKDELTALFRTKTRDEWTAAFKGHDVCFAPVLGFDEAYDDAHNQARQTFVTAGGCKQPAPAPRYSASTTVAPQMPGDRTDATVLRDLGFDDAEVAALGY encoded by the coding sequence GTGGCCAATCCCCCCCTGCACGGCATCCGCGTGGTCGAATTCGCCGGGATCGGCCCCGGCCCGTTCGCGGGGATGATGCTGGCCGATCACGGCGCGGAGGTGATCCGCATCGATCGCCCGTCGAAGGGCGGCGGGATCAGCATCGACAGCAAGGATCCGCTGCTGCGGTCGCGTAAGTCGATCGGGATGGACCTGAAAAACCCCGACGCCATCGCCGCGGTGCGGAAGATCGTGCGGGGCGCGGACGCGATCATCGAGGGGTTTCGCCCCGGCGTGATGGAGCGGCTGGGCCTTGGCCCCGATGTGCTGCTCGCCGACAATCCGCGGCTGGTGTACGGCCGCATGACCGGCTGGGGGCAGACCGGCCCGATGGCGCCGGAACCGGGCCACGACATCAATTATATCGCGATCTCAGGCGCGCTCCACGCCTTCGGGCGGAAGGGCGAGAAGCCGACCCCACCGATCAACATGGTCGGCGATTTCGGTGGTGGGGGGATGTTCCTGGCCTTCGGGATGCTCGCCGCGCTACTCCATGCGAAGGCGACCGGCGAGGGACAGGTCGTCGATGCGGCGATGACCGATGGCTCTGCGGTGCTGATGACGATGATGTGGGGGTTCCGCGGCATGGGCCGGTGGAGCGACGAGCGCGGCACGAACCTGCTCGATACCGCGGCTCATTTCTACGACACGTATGAAACGAGCGATGCGAAGTTCATCTCGCTCGGCGCGATCGAGCCGCAATTCTACGCCGAGTTCCGTCAGGTCATGGGGCTGAGCGACGACAAATGGTCGGCGCAGATGGACGCGCGGCAATGGGGTCCGTTGAAGGACGAACTGACCGCGCTGTTCCGGACGAAGACGCGCGATGAATGGACTGCGGCGTTCAAGGGCCACGACGTGTGCTTCGCGCCCGTGCTGGGCTTCGACGAAGCCTATGATGACGCACATAATCAGGCGCGCCAGACCTTCGTCACCGCGGGTGGGTGCAAGCAACCCGCCCCCGCGCCGCGCTATTCGGCCAGCACGACGGTCGCGCCACAGATGCCGGGCGACCGCACAGACGCGACGGTGCTGCGCGATCTCGGGTTCGATGATGCGGAGGTCGCCGCACTCGGCTACTGA
- the recJ gene encoding single-stranded-DNA-specific exonuclease RecJ, translating into MNVLNIDRSIMGQPWRWRSLAADNLAPDDLVTQLLLARGCPRDALDAHRAPSIRAFMPDPSIFRDMDKAAARIAGAVQANEQIAIFGDYDVDGATSAALLVLLLRDLGVEARPYIPDRMVEGYGPNAPALQRLADEGATLIVTVDCGAQAFDALAAAPVEVIVVDHHQCATQLPRAHAVVNPNRLDEGEGAAHGHLAAVGVAFLLGAALVRELRGRGFFNGRAEPKLLDLLDLVALGTVADVAQLRGLNRAFVAQGLKVMAARRNIGVAALIEASRLTRAPTATDLGFALGPRINAGGRVGRADLGVRLLTTQDPAEARAIAAELDRLNEERRAIEAVVQEGAEATIDAGRSVVVVAGQGWHPGVIGIVAGRLKEKLGRPAIVIALDENGVGKGSGRSIIGVDLGAAVLAAKEAGLLVAGGGHAMAAGLTIAAEHVAAFADFLNELLESRVETARADRALLVDSVIAPGGVTPDLVAALDQGGPYGTGWPQPRVAIGPVRAIKVDVVGNGHVRAIVAGDDGRSLKAMAFRAAETPLGAALLGAAPHRKFWLAGRAKVDDWAQRPSAELHVDDAAWAD; encoded by the coding sequence CAGCCGTGGCGCTGGCGGTCGCTCGCCGCGGACAATCTCGCGCCCGACGATCTGGTGACGCAATTGCTGCTCGCGCGCGGCTGTCCGCGCGATGCGCTCGATGCGCATCGCGCGCCGTCGATCCGCGCGTTCATGCCCGATCCGTCGATCTTCCGCGACATGGACAAGGCCGCCGCGCGCATTGCCGGCGCGGTTCAGGCGAACGAGCAGATCGCGATCTTCGGCGACTATGACGTCGACGGCGCGACCTCCGCCGCGTTGCTGGTCCTGTTGCTGCGCGATCTGGGCGTCGAGGCCCGGCCGTACATCCCGGACCGGATGGTAGAGGGCTACGGCCCGAACGCCCCGGCGCTGCAACGGCTGGCCGACGAAGGCGCGACCTTGATCGTGACGGTCGACTGCGGCGCGCAGGCGTTCGACGCGCTCGCCGCCGCCCCGGTCGAGGTGATCGTCGTCGACCACCACCAATGCGCGACGCAATTGCCCCGCGCGCACGCGGTGGTGAACCCCAACCGGCTCGATGAGGGCGAAGGCGCGGCGCATGGCCATCTCGCAGCGGTCGGCGTGGCCTTTCTGCTCGGCGCGGCGCTCGTGCGCGAATTGCGCGGGCGCGGTTTCTTCAACGGACGCGCCGAGCCGAAACTGCTCGACCTGCTCGATCTGGTCGCGCTCGGCACCGTCGCCGATGTCGCGCAACTCCGCGGGCTGAACCGCGCCTTCGTAGCGCAGGGCCTGAAGGTGATGGCCGCGCGCCGCAACATCGGCGTCGCCGCATTGATCGAGGCGTCGCGCCTGACCCGTGCGCCGACCGCCACCGATCTGGGCTTCGCGCTCGGTCCGCGGATCAACGCCGGGGGCAGGGTGGGGCGCGCCGATCTCGGCGTCCGGCTGCTGACCACGCAAGACCCGGCCGAGGCGCGCGCGATCGCCGCCGAACTCGACCGCCTGAACGAAGAGCGTCGTGCGATCGAGGCGGTCGTGCAGGAAGGCGCGGAGGCAACGATCGACGCAGGCCGGTCGGTCGTCGTCGTCGCGGGGCAGGGCTGGCACCCCGGCGTGATCGGAATCGTCGCCGGGCGCTTGAAGGAAAAGCTCGGTCGGCCCGCGATCGTCATCGCGCTGGACGAAAACGGCGTCGGCAAGGGTTCGGGCCGATCGATCATCGGGGTCGATCTCGGCGCGGCGGTGCTGGCGGCGAAGGAGGCCGGGCTGCTCGTCGCAGGCGGGGGACACGCGATGGCGGCCGGGCTGACGATTGCCGCCGAACACGTCGCGGCGTTCGCGGATTTCCTCAACGAACTGCTCGAATCACGCGTTGAAACCGCCCGCGCCGATCGCGCCTTGCTGGTCGATTCGGTCATCGCGCCGGGCGGCGTCACGCCCGATCTGGTCGCCGCGCTCGATCAGGGCGGCCCCTACGGCACCGGCTGGCCGCAGCCGCGCGTCGCGATCGGCCCGGTGCGCGCGATCAAGGTCGATGTCGTCGGCAACGGCCACGTTCGCGCAATCGTCGCGGGCGACGACGGGCGCAGCCTCAAGGCGATGGCCTTCCGCGCCGCCGAAACCCCGCTCGGTGCGGCCCTACTGGGGGCTGCCCCGCACCGCAAATTCTGGCTCGCCGGCCGCGCGAAGGTCGACGATTGGGCGCAGCGTCCTTCGGCCGAACTGCACGTCGACGATGCGGCATGGGCGGACTGA